From a single Kitasatospora sp. NBC_00458 genomic region:
- a CDS encoding sacsin N-terminal ATP-binding-like domain-containing protein, translated as MEPRIIGSGTDEHLADHFDSAGLRRRVLDAWAASPARFREDANAEEELALGGYRDRLVVELAQNAADAAARAGGAPGRLRLTLADGVLAAANTGAPLDAAAVESLSTLRASSKRDSAAAGRTTVGRFGVGFAAVLAVTDEPAVLGAAGGVRWSLGEARSLAEAQPALAEELRRRDGHVPLLRLPFAAEGPAPQGYDTVVVLPLRDAAAEDLTRRLLAAVDDALLLTLAGLAEIVVETPDGTRVLTRSAAEPRPDGVTEVTVTDDAGGRLRRTVWQTAGASGELDAALLADRPTEERTRPYWTVTWAVPVDAEGAPQAPGIDPVLHAPTPSDEPLGLPALLIASYPLDSTRRHVAPGPLADFLTERAADCYADLLRARGGDLGSLGLVPGPLGQGALDNALRAAILSRLPGTPFLPHPAPVEQGTPALRPRDATLLEGADGSVVEALAPIFPGLLPAGLERRTELRVLNVRRVPLADVVDQLGGLDREPAWWRNLYAALGGADPEALGALPVPLADGRTVTGPRRVLLPSDDADWATFPGYPESLAGALAVLDLRLAHADAAHPLLAKLGAGAATPAGVLDTPEVRAAVARSHDVAEDDPDAAADLADAVLALVKAAAPAAGEHPWLARLALLDDEGEPARAGELVLPDSAFAALVREDDAGWVDDELLERWGPEVLTAVGVLADFVLARAEDVVLDPDDLERLDPTAPADRAAGGHATGLIDEAPDGLADWAEEVLETLNADSGDPVGVPPVAAELLVVRDLDLVEDDAWPQALAALARPPYRDAVVNPVRTLLPDGSYADLPPYTAWWLRDHPVLDGREPAGLRAAGADPLLRGLYDEARTTLDEQFLHALGVRTTLAALLAEVHGPDEVLDRLTDPEAEVGHRQLHGIHSALARVPVERIEPLDVVRALPPLDRSTGRRPAHTVIVDAADAVVADAPDLVQLLHDHALLPVAPALAADLAERLHVSLASEVAGGRVLSEGVLHRVPAVVRELLPGCPVAYEEHEELLVVGPDGDEAAVDWRWDTGAPAPEAPYDPEAAEEADEDDEFEVPPVPGLLHAATPEGLAAGLAWSVGQWHRRFEVLAALSEPDRAYELSAARDFEG; from the coding sequence GTGGAACCTCGGATCATCGGCAGCGGAACGGACGAGCACCTCGCGGACCACTTCGACAGCGCCGGGCTGCGCCGTCGGGTGCTGGACGCCTGGGCCGCCTCCCCGGCCCGGTTCCGGGAGGACGCCAACGCCGAGGAGGAACTCGCCCTCGGCGGCTACCGCGACCGGCTGGTGGTCGAGTTGGCGCAGAACGCCGCCGACGCCGCCGCCCGCGCGGGCGGTGCCCCCGGCCGACTGCGGCTCACCCTGGCGGACGGCGTGCTGGCCGCCGCCAACACCGGTGCGCCGCTGGACGCCGCCGCCGTCGAGTCGCTCTCCACCCTGCGCGCCTCCTCCAAGCGCGACTCCGCGGCCGCGGGCCGGACCACCGTCGGCCGGTTCGGCGTCGGCTTCGCCGCCGTCCTCGCGGTCACCGACGAGCCCGCCGTGCTCGGCGCCGCCGGCGGCGTGCGCTGGTCGCTCGGCGAAGCCCGCTCGCTGGCCGAGGCGCAGCCCGCGCTGGCCGAGGAGCTCCGCCGCCGGGACGGCCACGTGCCCCTGCTGCGGCTGCCGTTCGCGGCCGAGGGACCGGCGCCCCAGGGGTACGACACGGTGGTCGTCCTGCCGCTGCGCGACGCGGCCGCCGAGGACCTGACCCGCCGTCTGCTGGCCGCCGTCGACGACGCCCTGCTGCTGACCCTCGCGGGCCTCGCCGAGATCGTGGTGGAGACCCCGGACGGCACCCGCGTCCTCACCCGCAGCGCCGCCGAGCCGCGCCCGGACGGCGTCACCGAGGTCACCGTCACCGACGACGCGGGCGGCCGGCTGCGGCGGACCGTCTGGCAGACCGCCGGCGCCTCCGGCGAACTGGACGCCGCCCTGCTCGCCGACCGCCCCACCGAGGAGCGCACCCGCCCGTACTGGACGGTCACCTGGGCCGTCCCGGTCGACGCCGAGGGTGCCCCGCAGGCACCCGGGATCGACCCGGTGCTGCACGCGCCGACGCCCAGCGACGAGCCGCTCGGACTGCCCGCGCTGCTGATCGCCTCCTACCCGCTGGACTCCACCCGCCGGCACGTCGCCCCCGGCCCGCTCGCCGACTTCCTCACCGAGCGCGCCGCGGACTGCTACGCCGACCTGCTGCGCGCCCGGGGCGGCGACCTCGGATCGCTCGGGCTCGTCCCCGGGCCGCTCGGCCAGGGCGCGCTGGACAACGCGCTGCGCGCCGCGATCCTCTCCCGGCTGCCCGGCACGCCGTTCCTGCCGCACCCCGCGCCGGTCGAGCAGGGCACCCCCGCGCTGCGCCCCCGGGACGCGACGCTGCTGGAGGGCGCGGACGGCTCGGTGGTCGAGGCGCTGGCGCCGATCTTCCCCGGCCTGCTGCCGGCCGGCCTGGAGCGGCGGACCGAGCTGCGGGTGCTGAACGTGCGCCGGGTGCCGCTCGCCGACGTGGTCGACCAGCTCGGCGGCCTGGACCGTGAGCCGGCCTGGTGGCGGAACCTGTACGCGGCGCTCGGCGGCGCCGACCCCGAGGCGCTCGGCGCGCTGCCCGTCCCGCTCGCGGACGGACGGACCGTCACCGGTCCGCGCCGCGTCCTGCTGCCCTCCGACGACGCCGACTGGGCGACGTTCCCCGGCTACCCCGAGTCGCTGGCCGGCGCGCTGGCCGTCCTCGACCTGCGGCTCGCCCACGCCGACGCCGCGCACCCGCTGCTGGCCAAGCTCGGCGCAGGCGCCGCCACCCCCGCCGGAGTGCTGGACACCCCCGAGGTGCGGGCCGCCGTCGCCCGTTCCCACGACGTGGCCGAGGACGACCCGGACGCCGCCGCCGACCTCGCCGATGCCGTCCTGGCCCTGGTCAAGGCGGCCGCCCCGGCCGCCGGCGAGCACCCCTGGCTGGCCCGCCTCGCGCTGCTCGACGACGAGGGCGAGCCGGCCCGCGCAGGTGAACTCGTGCTGCCGGACAGCGCGTTCGCCGCACTGGTTCGGGAGGACGACGCGGGCTGGGTGGACGACGAGCTGCTGGAGCGGTGGGGCCCCGAGGTGCTCACCGCCGTCGGCGTGCTGGCCGACTTCGTGCTGGCCCGCGCCGAGGACGTCGTGCTCGACCCGGACGACCTGGAGCGGCTCGACCCCACCGCACCCGCCGACCGCGCCGCCGGCGGCCACGCCACCGGCCTGATCGACGAGGCGCCGGACGGGCTCGCCGACTGGGCCGAGGAGGTGCTGGAGACGCTGAACGCCGACTCCGGCGACCCGGTCGGGGTCCCGCCGGTCGCCGCCGAGCTGCTGGTCGTCCGCGACCTCGACCTGGTGGAGGACGACGCCTGGCCGCAGGCGCTGGCCGCCCTCGCCCGCCCGCCGTACCGGGACGCCGTGGTCAACCCCGTCCGCACGCTGCTGCCCGACGGCTCGTACGCCGACCTGCCGCCGTACACCGCCTGGTGGCTGCGCGACCACCCGGTGCTGGACGGCCGGGAGCCGGCCGGGCTGCGCGCGGCCGGGGCCGACCCGCTGCTCCGCGGCCTCTACGACGAGGCGCGCACCACGCTCGACGAGCAGTTCCTGCACGCGCTGGGCGTGCGCACCACGCTGGCCGCGCTGCTCGCCGAGGTGCACGGCCCGGACGAGGTGCTGGACCGGCTCACCGACCCGGAGGCCGAGGTCGGCCACCGCCAACTGCACGGGATCCACAGCGCGTTGGCGCGCGTCCCGGTCGAGCGGATCGAACCGCTGGACGTGGTACGGGCGTTGCCGCCGCTCGACCGGTCCACCGGTCGCCGCCCGGCGCACACGGTGATCGTGGACGCCGCCGACGCGGTGGTCGCCGACGCTCCCGACCTCGTCCAACTCCTGCACGACCACGCACTGTTGCCGGTCGCCCCGGCGCTCGCCGCCGACCTCGCCGAGCGGCTGCACGTCTCGCTGGCCAGCGAGGTGGCCGGCGGCCGGGTGCTCTCGGAGGGCGTTCTGCACCGGGTCCCTGCGGTGGTGCGGGAGTTGCTGCCCGGCTGTCCGGTCGCCTACGAGGAGCACGAGGAGCTGCTGGTGGTCGGCCCGGACGGCGACGAGGCCGCGGTCGACTGGCGCTGGGACACCGGCGCGCCGGCCCCGGAGGCGCCGTACGACCCGGAGGCGGCCGAAGAGGCGGACGAGGACGACGAGTTCGAGGTGCCGCCGGTGCCCGGGCTGCTGCACGCGGCCACTCCGGAGGGGCTGGCCGCGGGGCTGGCCTGGTCGGTCGGGCAGTGGCACCGGCGGTTCGAGGTGCTGGCCGCGCTCAGCGAGCCGGACCGGGCGTACGAGCTGTCCGCGGCCCGGGACTTCGAGGGCTGA
- a CDS encoding DUF3027 domain-containing protein → MRSRTPDRLCAEAVELARQAAEEAVGAETVGAHLGAQAEADRVVTHTFECLDAAYRGWHWAVTVARAPRAKNVTLDEVVLLPGSDAILAPQWVPWSQRLRPGDMGPGDLLPTDADDLRLEPGWTGEDEPAPNSAVAQVAQEDVVVSDPHVQPAPARAQIGAVADELGLGRSRVLSRLGLHLAADRWEKAHGSQTPMAQSAPASCVSCGFLIPIGGTLGQAFGVCGNEFGPADGQIVSFEYGCGGHSEAAVIPAPPAPSELILDELVVEPLQLHPDRTSGSVEPDAPAEELGHS, encoded by the coding sequence ATGCGAAGCCGTACCCCTGATCGGCTCTGTGCCGAGGCCGTCGAACTCGCCCGCCAGGCCGCGGAAGAGGCCGTCGGCGCGGAAACCGTGGGAGCGCACCTCGGCGCCCAGGCGGAGGCCGACCGTGTCGTCACCCACACCTTCGAGTGCCTCGACGCCGCGTACCGCGGCTGGCACTGGGCCGTCACCGTGGCCCGCGCCCCGCGCGCCAAGAACGTGACGCTGGACGAGGTCGTGCTGCTGCCGGGATCCGACGCGATCCTCGCCCCGCAGTGGGTGCCGTGGAGCCAGCGGCTGCGCCCGGGCGACATGGGCCCCGGCGACCTGCTCCCCACCGACGCCGACGACCTGCGCCTCGAACCCGGCTGGACCGGCGAGGACGAGCCCGCGCCGAACTCCGCGGTGGCCCAGGTCGCCCAGGAGGACGTGGTGGTCAGCGACCCGCACGTCCAGCCCGCCCCGGCCCGCGCCCAGATCGGTGCCGTCGCCGACGAGCTCGGCCTGGGCCGCAGCCGGGTGCTGTCCCGCCTCGGCCTGCACCTGGCCGCCGACCGCTGGGAGAAGGCGCACGGCTCGCAGACCCCGATGGCGCAGTCCGCCCCGGCCTCGTGCGTCAGCTGCGGCTTCCTGATCCCGATCGGCGGCACGCTCGGACAGGCCTTCGGCGTCTGCGGCAACGAGTTCGGCCCGGCCGACGGCCAGATCGTCTCCTTCGAGTACGGCTGCGGCGGCCACTCCGAGGCGGCGGTCATCCCGGCCCCGCCGGCGCCGTCCGAGCTGATCCTGGACGAGCTGGTGGTCGAGCCGCTGCAGCTGCACCCCGACCGCACCTCCGGCTCCGTCGAGCCCGACGCCCCGGCCGAGGAGCTCGGCCACTCCTGA